One Dysosmobacter welbionis DNA segment encodes these proteins:
- the phnX gene encoding phosphonoacetaldehyde hydrolase yields MIQAVIFDWAGTTVDYGCFAPVQAFQEAFAHHGVPVTLEETRKPMGMLKRDHIRTMLRMERIARAWEETHGRPAGEEDVEAVYALFEPKLFSILDRFSTPKPFAVETAAALREMGLKIGSTTGYTDSMMHIVAPKAARLGYAPDFWISPDGVGGRGRPDPYMIFENLKALEVPSVKNAVKVGDTVSDIREGVNAGVWSVGVIEGSSVLGLSQTEYEALTPEERRDVCRRAEETFRAAGAHFVLNDLSQLPELIRMIG; encoded by the coding sequence ATGATCCAGGCCGTCATCTTTGACTGGGCGGGCACCACTGTGGACTACGGCTGCTTTGCCCCCGTCCAGGCCTTTCAGGAGGCCTTCGCCCACCACGGCGTGCCGGTCACCCTGGAGGAGACCCGTAAGCCCATGGGTATGCTGAAGCGGGACCACATCCGCACCATGCTCCGGATGGAGCGCATCGCCCGGGCCTGGGAGGAGACCCACGGCCGCCCCGCGGGGGAGGAGGACGTGGAGGCTGTGTACGCCCTGTTTGAGCCCAAGCTCTTCTCCATCCTGGACCGGTTTTCCACACCCAAGCCGTTTGCGGTGGAAACAGCGGCCGCCCTGCGGGAGATGGGGCTGAAGATCGGCTCCACCACCGGCTATACCGACTCCATGATGCACATTGTCGCACCCAAGGCCGCCCGGCTGGGCTACGCCCCCGACTTCTGGATCAGCCCCGACGGGGTGGGCGGCAGGGGCCGTCCCGATCCCTACATGATCTTTGAAAACCTGAAGGCGCTGGAGGTCCCCAGTGTGAAGAACGCCGTGAAGGTGGGGGACACTGTCTCCGACATCCGGGAGGGGGTCAATGCCGGCGTGTGGTCGGTGGGGGTCATCGAGGGCAGCTCCGTCCTGGGTCTGAGCCAGACAGAGTACGAGGCCCTCACTCCGGAGGAGCGCAGGGATGTCTGCCGCCGGGCAGAGGAGACCTTCCGCGCCGCTGGAGCCCACTTTGTGCTGAACGATTTGTCCC